A portion of the bacterium genome contains these proteins:
- a CDS encoding transposase domain-containing protein produces the protein MAGARASANLYGLIETAKANGLEPSRYLAHLFEVLPTLTSLDQLDALLPQNLNRAALNPD, from the coding sequence GTGGCCGGGGCACGAGCCAGCGCGAACCTCTACGGGCTGATCGAGACGGCGAAGGCCAACGGACTCGAACCGAGCCGTTACCTGGCACACCTGTTCGAGGTGCTGCCGACGCTCACCTCGCTGGATCAACTCGATGCTCTGCTCCCGCAGAATCTCAATCGGGCCGCGCTCAACCCTGACTGA